In Eleutherodactylus coqui strain aEleCoq1 chromosome 4, aEleCoq1.hap1, whole genome shotgun sequence, the following are encoded in one genomic region:
- the MMRN2 gene encoding multimerin-2, protein MADKLHVTICCLGLMILASCTLVRTHIYSAGSSPIGSIFEVHGMSTFTHGLPGQEESVEKGNAVHHKHVQKPKPTSSDTEGTQSPEIEHPKPRAGKWCSFVRKQIVTYVDVCKTEKYVVRSEQPCPHGTPNCQKTMYRLAQKPIYELKRKFVTSLEWKCCPGYTGSTCEYADPNAIHIPLDHMSTSEKAEESPRNAEVTEIIKAVESQENLLENIQNDIHQAASHLHDLRNALDNNATTTLGNSQNQSEINDRLVRELVLPHVENFLKAHFIPIWTNFNRSLQNLTGMVKNLSESVEINRRTLNIFLENSVPKKDLYELGTKFESKIQENVDKLEQLKQQIDNNFHAQQTGIQHNLTMMKADTDAKLKRNLKFQQSQYSYLNFSIGELNRGQEQIQDDIVDLTRNITSLCSSRQGEASCIANYQVNETLMAHEKQIMDLLTESEAAFENINILEKWLKTLRTDFNENSGKVQMQFMEKSLIMEEIKDLIQRQIMELNDTLISIQNGSDELFNHCDCQKMNLDIIALEEIQRNFSNQLRDILYRLEDVKQKEGSSKTYLQYSVEDLSQALQFNRESLASQQEQGRKLTLIMSQLQTQMRNLTDDVKLIKMENGLIHNHINHLDNSFSSLLEDATRHERVLEALLGEEALELLSEDNPEAMYMTVIKMNEVLNSTLQMLEKQLLNADSLSERLQFLEMHYGNQNSPDSSTIFNVEQPNEGKTLDGPFQRGSLEHMEPNHEASRDNDANESEYNDIMILKKDLDHLRVKVNDLESSFSSLPNSKNDTFVDALKPLNSSIISMTLDIENLRELYNKHIHLFHKIFGNYEALISSDVPLDIEKLKSFIDKKIKKRQKGGDTQSKKQATKDNEEHWQSDETALPHQDPLVAFRAGFSAGAEGAKIIRFNTIDLNYGDVFSSEDGHFTAPYSGVYVFSISVDFGIGKGLGHLVFNGGYRIALHKSSTEPAESIKHQFAVVELKKGEKVWFELLQGSIKTNTLGTTLSGYLVFKT, encoded by the exons GAAATGGTGTTCTTTTGTGCGCAAACAAATTGTGACTTATGTGGATGTTTGTAAAACTGAGAAGTACGTGGTAAGGTCCGAGCAGCCATGTCCCCATGGAACACCTAATTGTCAGAAAACTAT GTACCGACTAGCACAAAAACCAATATATGAACTTAAGAGGAAATTCGTAACAAGTTTGGAATGGAAATGTTGTCCGGGATATACTGGCTCCACTTGTGAATATGCTG ATCCTAATGCTATTCACATTCCGCTGGACCATATGTCCACTTCTGAGAAAGCTGAAGAATCTCCACGGAATGCAG aggtgACTGAAATAATTAAAGCTGTTGAAAGTCAAGAAAATCTATTGGAAAATATACAAAATGATATTCATCAGGCTGCTAGTCATCTTCACGATCTTCGGAATGCACTGGACAATAATGCAACCACCACACTAGGGAACAGTCAGAATCAGTCAG AAATAAATGACCGGCTTGTCCGTGAATTAGTACTACCACACGTTGAAAATTTCCTCAAAGCTCATTTCATCCCCATATGGACCAACTTTAATAGAAGTCTGCAAAATCTTACTGGTATGGTCAAGAACCTTTCTGAAAGTGTTGAGATTAACAGAAGAACATTGAACATATTCCTGGAGAATTCTGTACCAAAGAAAGACCTTTATGAGCTAGGGACTAAATTTGAGTCAAAAATTCAAGAAAATGTTGACAAACTTGAACAATTGAAACAACAGATAGATAACAACTTTCACGCTCAACAAACTGGGATACAGCATAATTTGACCATGATGAAGGCTGATACAGATGCAAAATTGAAAAGGAATTTGAAGTTCCAACAGTCACAATATTCCTATTTAAACTTTAGCATTGGAGAGCTCAATAGAGGACAGGAGCAAATTCAAGATGATATTGTAGATTTGACTCGAAATATCACATCACTTTGTTCTTCAAGACAAGGAGAGGCATCTTGCATTGCAAATTACCAAGTAAATGAAACCCTCATGGCACACGAGAAGCAGATTATGGATTTATTGACAGAGTCAGAGGCAGCTTTTGAAAATattaatattctggagaaatggTTAAAGACACTCCGtactgattttaatgagaactCTGGGAAAGTCCAGATGCAGTTCATGGAGAAAAGCCTCATTATGGAAGAAATCAAAGATCTAATACAGAGACAAATAATGGAACTTAATGACACTCTTATCAGTATACAAAATGGTAGTGATGAGTTATTCAACCATTGTGACTGCCAAAAAATGAATTTGGACATAATTGCTCTTGAGGAAATACAACGGAACTTCTCAAATCAATTAAGAGATATTTTATATCGACTAGAAGATGTCAAACAGAAGGAAGGAAGTTCAAAAACATATCTGCAATATTCTGTAGAAGACCTATCACAAGCCCTACAGTTTAACCGTGAATCTCTTGCATCACAACAAGAACAAGGACGGAAGTTAACGCTGATCATGTCTCAGCTGCAAACCCAAATGAGAAACCTTACCGATGATGTCAAACTTATTAAGATGGAAAATGGTCTAATCCACAACCATATTAATCATCTAGACAATTCTTTCAGTTCTCTTCTAGAAGATGCAACAAGACATGAAAGAGTGTTGGAAGCTCTCCTTGGTGAAGAAGCTCTTGAACTTCTCTCCGAAGATAATCCAGAAGCTATGTATATGACTGTTATTAAAATGAATGAAGTTCTTAACAGCACTTTGCAAATGCTCGAGAAGCAGCTGCTTAATGCAGACTCCTTAAGTGAGCGTTTGCAGTTCTTGGAGATGCACTATGGAAACCAAAATTCTCCTGATTCCTCTACCATTTTCAACGTTGAGCAACCTAATGAAGGAAAAACACTTGATGGTCCCTTCCAGAGAGGCAGTTTAGAGCACATGGAGCCCAATCATGAAGCGTCTAGAGACAATGATGCTAATGAATCTGAATACAATGATATTATGATCTTGAAAAAGGATCTTGATCATCTGCGTGTGAAGGTGAATGATCTAGAGTCTTCTTTCTCCAGTTTACCTAATTCCAAGAATGACACCTTTGTAGATGCTTTAAAACCGCTTAACAGCTCAATTATCTCCATGACATTGGACATTGAAAACTTAAGAGAGCTTTATAATAAACATATTCACTTATTCCATAAGATATTTGGAAATTATGAAGCTCTTATTTCCTCAGATGTGCCTCTGGACATTGAAAAGCTCAAATCATTcattgataaaaaaataaaaaaaagacaaaaaggagGAGATACACAAAGTAAAAAACAAGCTACAAAGGACAATGAAGAACATTGGCAATCCGATGAAACAGCACTACCCCATCAAG ATCCTCTTGTTGCATTCCGTGCAGGTTTTTCTGCTGGTGCCGAAGGAGCAAAAATTATTAGATTTAATACCATTGATCTGAATTACGGAGATGTGTTTTCCTCAGAAGatggccacttcacggctccatACAGTGGAGTTTACGTCTTCTCAATAAGTGTGGATTTTGGTATTGGTAAAGGGCTTGGACATCTGGTCTTTAATGGAGGGTACAGAATTGCTCTTCACAAGAGCAGCACTGAGCCAGCAGAAAGCATTAAGCACCAATTTGCAGTTgtggagctgaaaaaaggggagAAGGTTTGGTTTGAACTACTTCAAGGGTCAATTAAGACGAACACGCTGGGAACTACTTTGTCCGGCTATCTTGTATTCAAAACGTGA